Proteins encoded in a region of the Phaenicophaeus curvirostris isolate KB17595 chromosome 1, BPBGC_Pcur_1.0, whole genome shotgun sequence genome:
- the LOC138724465 gene encoding carboxypeptidase A2-like, translated as MKLILIFSALLGASLCLETFVGHQVLRIKTKNEEEVKKLQLLESLEHLKLDFWIHPATPSLPVDVRIPANSVQAVKAFLESCGIEYSILIEDLQVVLDKEKQDMACDQQKERTRNTFNYGTYHSLDEIYAQLDNLASEFSNVVSKIQIGESYEKRPLYGLKFSTGGSHRPAIWLDAGIHSREWVTQASAMWIAQKIASDYGKDPSVTSLLNKMDIFLLPVANPDGYVFTHTQNRMWRKTRSKNRRSLCIGVDPNRNWDAGFGGPGASSNPCSDSYHGPSANSEVEVRSIVDFIKNHGNIQAFLTLHSYSQLLMYPYGYKCTEPADYAELDAVGKAAARSIHSLYGTTFKVGSICTTIYQASGGSIDWSYDYGIKYSFAFELRDTGRYGFLLPANQIIPTAEETWLGLKTIMEHVRDNSY; from the exons ATGAAGCTGATTTTGATCTTCAGTGCCCTCCTCGGGGCTTCCTTGTGCTTGGAAACTTTTGTCGG GCACCAGGTTCTCCGAATCAAGACAAAAAATGAGGAAGAGGTTAAGAAGTTGCAGCTTTTGGAATCACTGGAACATCTTAAG cttGATTTCTGGATACATCCCGccaccccttccctccctgtggATGTGCGAATCCCCGCTAACAGTGTCCAAGCAGTCAAAGCCTTCCTGGAGTCCTGCGGGATTGAGTACTCCATCCTGATTGAAGATCTGCAG GTTGTGCTggataaagaaaagcaagatatGGCCTGCGATCAACAAAAGGAGCGCACCAGAAACACCTTCAACTATGGAACTTACCATTCTTTAGATGAG ATTTATGCGCAACTGGATAATCTTGCATCTGAGTTCAGCAACGTTGTCAGTAAGATCCAGATTGGGGAATCCTACGAGAAGCGGCCTTTGTACGGGCTCAAG TTCAGCACCGGAGGAAGCCACCGTCCTGCGATCTGGTTGGATGCCGGTATCCATTCCCGAGAGTGGGTAACCCAAGCGAGCGCGATGTGGATAGCTCAGAAG ATTGCATCAGACTACGGGAAGGATCCTTCCGTCACGTCTCTGCTGAATAAAATGGACATTTTCCTGCTTCCAGTCGCAAACCCCGATGGATACGTGTTCACACACACCCAG AATCGCATGTGGCGCAAGACCCGCTCCAAGAATCGTCGCAGTCTGTGTATTGGAGTTGATCCAAACCGCAACTGGGATGCAGGTTTCGGAG GTCCTGGCGCCAGCAGTAATCCCTGTTCCGACTCTTACCATGGGCCCAGCGCCAACTCAGAGGTGGAAGTCAGATCCATTGTTGACTTTATTAAGAACCATGGAAACATCCAGGCCTTCCTCACCCTCCACAGTTACTCTCAGCTCCTGATGTATCCTTATGGCTATAAATGCACTGAACCTGCAGACTACGCCGAGCTG gatGCTGTGGGAAAAGCTGCTGCCAGGTCCATCCATTCCCTGTATGGAACCACCTTTAAAGTGGGGAGCATTTGCACGACCATCT ACCAGGCCAGTGGAGGCAGCATCGACTGGAGCTACGATTACGGCATCAAATACTCTTTCGCCTTTGAGCTGCGAGACACGGGTCGCTATGGCTTCCTCCTGCCAGCCAACCAAATCATCCCAACAGCAGAGGAGACCTGGTTGGGTCTGAAAACAATCATGGAGCACGTGCGAGACAACTCATATTAA